In the Carboxydothermus hydrogenoformans Z-2901 genome, one interval contains:
- a CDS encoding biotin-dependent carboxyltransferase family protein, which translates to MLKILKPGNLTTIQDGGRFGYQRYGLGPGGAMDLNAFSIANKLCGNDDLKAVIEFNAGISVKFCQSTVFALTGGKYRAFLDGGPVHFWQSYFAPAGSVLEITGPYGGNWGYLAVKGGFIVPEVLGGRGTNLLAGFGGFLGRALKKDDEIPFAEFEGNFKKRYFLPEGRFALYENDQIYFIQGPEWEYLSKDSAERLASQPFTLNPAFNRMGYRFSGPTLTLAEKEIISAPVPLGGMQVTKNGELIVLLADRQTTGGYPLIGVVAGESLSRLIQKTSKEKIFFKPIPLQEAEERLYNLNKVIEESFWEV; encoded by the coding sequence GTGCTTAAAATACTAAAACCCGGAAATTTAACTACGATCCAGGATGGTGGGCGTTTTGGCTATCAGCGATACGGCCTTGGTCCCGGAGGGGCAATGGATTTAAATGCATTTTCGATTGCCAACAAGCTGTGCGGTAACGATGATTTAAAGGCGGTTATAGAGTTTAACGCGGGAATTTCGGTGAAATTTTGCCAGAGTACGGTTTTTGCTCTAACCGGTGGTAAATACCGGGCTTTTTTAGACGGAGGACCTGTTCACTTCTGGCAATCCTATTTTGCACCTGCCGGAAGCGTTCTGGAGATTACCGGCCCCTACGGGGGTAACTGGGGATATCTCGCGGTAAAGGGCGGTTTTATAGTACCCGAAGTACTGGGAGGGAGAGGAACCAATCTTTTAGCGGGGTTCGGAGGTTTTTTGGGCCGGGCTTTAAAAAAGGACGATGAAATACCCTTTGCCGAATTTGAAGGGAACTTTAAAAAACGCTATTTTTTACCCGAAGGACGTTTTGCCCTGTACGAAAATGACCAAATTTATTTTATTCAGGGGCCGGAATGGGAATATCTTTCCAAGGATAGCGCTGAACGGTTAGCATCGCAACCTTTTACCTTAAACCCAGCGTTTAACCGGATGGGCTACCGTTTTTCGGGTCCAACGCTAACTCTTGCTGAAAAGGAAATTATTTCCGCTCCGGTGCCTCTGGGTGGGATGCAGGTAACAAAAAATGGGGAACTCATTGTCTTACTTGCCGACCGGCAGACCACCGGTGGTTATCCCCTGATAGGTGTAGTCGCTGGAGAAAGCCTTTCCCGATTGATCCAGAAAACTTCCAAAGAGAAAATTTTCTTTAAACCAATCCCCCTGCAGGAAGCCGAGGAAAGGCTGTATAATTTAAATAAGGTGATTGAGGAAAGTTTCTGGGAGGTTTAA
- a CDS encoding 5-oxoprolinase subunit PxpA codes for MKYIDLNADIGESYGNFKVGEDEAILPLVSSINVACGFHAGDFMVMAECCKLAREYGVNLGAHPGYPDLWGFGRRSIPYTKEEITNMLLYQLGALSAFARAEGVKITHVKPHGALYNDAVVKVEVAEAVARAVWVFDAEIAIVTLPYGRLFEIASEMGLTVIREGFADRGYLPDGRLVPRNQEGAKKTGDEAVAQAIALAEGWVKAVDGTVIKAEVDTICVHGDNIEAVKLAQKINRELLNKNIYVQAWRKKRA; via the coding sequence TTGAAGTATATTGATCTAAACGCCGATATAGGAGAAAGTTACGGTAATTTTAAAGTAGGTGAAGATGAAGCCATCTTGCCGCTGGTTTCCAGTATAAATGTAGCCTGCGGCTTTCATGCCGGGGATTTTATGGTTATGGCTGAATGTTGTAAGCTTGCCCGGGAATATGGCGTAAACCTGGGAGCTCATCCCGGCTACCCGGACCTCTGGGGGTTTGGCCGCCGGAGCATTCCTTATACTAAAGAAGAAATAACCAATATGCTTTTATATCAGCTCGGGGCTCTTTCGGCTTTTGCCAGGGCGGAAGGGGTAAAAATTACCCATGTAAAGCCTCACGGAGCCCTTTATAACGATGCGGTGGTAAAAGTTGAAGTGGCCGAAGCGGTGGCCAGGGCGGTTTGGGTTTTTGATGCGGAAATAGCTATTGTGACTTTACCCTACGGCAGACTTTTTGAAATAGCCAGTGAGATGGGACTTACTGTTATCCGGGAAGGGTTTGCCGACCGGGGCTATTTACCTGATGGTCGGCTGGTTCCAAGAAATCAGGAAGGGGCCAAAAAGACGGGAGATGAAGCGGTCGCTCAGGCTATAGCGTTAGCCGAGGGCTGGGTAAAAGCTGTGGATGGTACGGTTATAAAAGCGGAAGTGGATACCATTTGTGTACATGGTGACAATATCGAGGCGGTAAAACTTGCCCAAAAAATTAACCGGGAATTGTTAAACAAAAATATTTACGTTCAGGCCTGGAGGAAAAAGCGTGCTTAA
- the pxpB gene encoding 5-oxoprolinase subunit PxpB → MYKIYSLGERCLGIYFAKEISREVNQKVIALDRKLQGIPGILETVPTYRALAVYFEPAVISFWELKKLVERLAENLKDGGGQEETPRLYRIPVAYGGEFGPDLEEVARLNNLTPEEVIAIHTKNRYYIYMLGFTPGFPYLGGLDPRIAAPRKSSPRPRVEAGSVGIAGMQTGIYPVASPGGWQIIGRTPLRLFNPENPEAPFLLEPGGYIEFYPISVEEYFRLGGGEVEVY, encoded by the coding sequence ATGTATAAAATTTACTCCCTGGGAGAGCGTTGTCTTGGGATTTATTTTGCAAAGGAAATAAGCCGGGAAGTAAACCAGAAGGTTATAGCTTTAGACCGGAAATTGCAGGGAATTCCCGGAATCCTGGAAACGGTACCCACCTACCGGGCTTTAGCGGTATATTTTGAGCCGGCGGTAATAAGCTTTTGGGAGCTAAAAAAATTGGTGGAAAGATTAGCGGAAAATCTTAAAGACGGCGGTGGGCAAGAAGAAACTCCCCGCTTATACCGGATACCGGTAGCTTATGGCGGGGAGTTTGGTCCCGACCTTGAGGAAGTGGCAAGGCTTAATAATTTAACTCCCGAAGAAGTTATAGCTATTCATACGAAAAACCGCTATTATATTTACATGCTTGGCTTTACGCCAGGCTTTCCTTATCTTGGGGGGTTGGACCCGCGAATTGCTGCCCCCCGTAAATCATCACCGCGGCCACGGGTGGAAGCGGGCTCGGTAGGGATTGCGGGGATGCAAACGGGGATTTATCCGGTGGCATCTCCCGGTGGCTGGCAAATTATCGGAAGAACCCCTCTGCGACTGTTTAATCCGGAAAACCCTGAGGCTCCCTTTTTACTGGAGCCCGGAGGATATATAGAGTTTTATCCGATAAGCGTTGAGGAATACTTCCGGCTGGGAGGGGGAGAAGTTGAAGTATATTGA
- a CDS encoding NRAMP family divalent metal transporter, which yields MGKKDVSAGAVLGAAFLMATSAIGPGFLTQTAVFTEQLLTSFGFVILMSILLDIGAQLNIWRIITMTRKPGQELADEVLPGLGVVVTFLIVLGGFAFNIGNIAGTGLAVNVLTGLSPEWGAVISAAFAILIFLSKDLGSKIDLTAKILGGLMILLTAYVAVTTRPPVGEALYRTFVPAKVDFLAIVTLVGGTVGGYITFAGGHRLLDAGIVGEENLPEVTKSSLSGIIIAGLMRILLFLAVLGVVAKGHTLDPNNPPASAFKIAAGTLGYKLFGLVLWAAAITSVIGSAYTSMSFLKTYSKKVRENYNIAIILFVLLSLAVFVKFGKPVKLLILAGAFNGLILPITLTAMLLVLRKKELFGNYRHPVWLTIFGVVVALAVGYFGIVSFKDQFLKLLS from the coding sequence ATGGGGAAAAAAGACGTTAGTGCAGGAGCAGTTTTAGGGGCTGCTTTTTTAATGGCAACTTCCGCCATCGGTCCCGGCTTTTTAACCCAAACAGCGGTATTTACCGAGCAACTTCTCACAAGTTTTGGTTTTGTTATTTTAATGTCCATTTTACTGGATATTGGAGCGCAGCTTAACATCTGGAGAATTATTACCATGACCAGAAAACCGGGACAGGAGTTAGCCGATGAGGTACTGCCCGGACTGGGGGTAGTTGTTACTTTTTTAATTGTTTTAGGGGGTTTTGCCTTTAATATCGGTAACATTGCCGGCACAGGCCTTGCGGTTAATGTCTTAACCGGTCTTAGTCCGGAATGGGGAGCGGTGATTTCTGCGGCTTTTGCCATTTTAATTTTCTTATCCAAGGATTTAGGGAGTAAAATTGATTTAACGGCCAAGATTTTAGGCGGGCTTATGATTTTGCTAACAGCTTATGTGGCGGTAACTACCAGGCCGCCGGTAGGTGAAGCGCTTTACCGGACTTTTGTCCCGGCTAAAGTTGACTTTTTAGCGATAGTGACTTTGGTCGGGGGGACGGTGGGCGGTTACATAACTTTTGCGGGAGGCCACAGGCTTTTGGATGCCGGCATTGTGGGAGAGGAAAATTTACCGGAGGTAACAAAAAGTTCACTTTCTGGTATAATAATTGCCGGATTAATGCGGATTTTATTGTTTCTGGCGGTTTTGGGTGTGGTGGCTAAAGGGCATACTTTAGATCCCAATAACCCGCCCGCTTCGGCTTTTAAAATCGCTGCCGGTACCTTGGGTTATAAACTTTTTGGCCTGGTACTATGGGCGGCAGCGATTACTTCGGTAATTGGTTCTGCTTATACCTCCATGTCATTCTTAAAAACTTACAGCAAGAAAGTACGCGAAAACTACAATATTGCCATTATCCTTTTTGTGCTTTTATCCCTGGCGGTGTTCGTAAAGTTTGGTAAACCTGTAAAGCTTTTAATTTTAGCCGGAGCTTTTAACGGTTTGATTTTACCTATTACTTTAACGGCCATGCTTTTAGTTTTACGCAAGAAAGAACTTTTTGGGAACTATCGCCATCCGGTATGGCTTACTATTTTTGGGGTGGTGGTAGCTCTGGCGGTAGGTTACTTTGGTATAGTTAGCTTTAAAGACCAGTTTTTAAAGCTTTTAAGTTAA
- a CDS encoding MBL fold metallo-hydrolase: MVEKILETEIYRVKIPVPFPLKYINCYLTFDEKGWYVIDTGINYPDAQAAWEKVVTDLGLKWENLKTIYLTHYHPDHYGLAGYMQQKSRARVYMAPQEFTAALGFFVKDPQEIYSKFAEFYLQAGVPEEKSREILFHTTRNREMTAPHPEVTFLAPGQKVPFGKYLLTTYFHPGHSPSHLTLHLEELGLLFSGDHLLERISSNISYWPMYTGQNPLQDYLKSLEALKNLKVDLVLPGHGNTFSNMLGRIDELFAHHEERLKEIKKLTAEGLNPYEITLKIFGENLSPHELRFAVAEVIAHQIYLKN; the protein is encoded by the coding sequence ATGGTGGAAAAAATTTTAGAAACAGAGATTTACCGGGTTAAAATTCCGGTGCCTTTTCCTTTAAAGTATATTAACTGCTATTTAACTTTTGATGAAAAAGGCTGGTATGTTATCGATACCGGAATCAACTATCCTGATGCTCAAGCCGCCTGGGAAAAAGTAGTTACTGATTTAGGGCTTAAGTGGGAAAATTTAAAAACCATTTACTTAACCCACTACCACCCGGACCATTACGGCCTTGCCGGCTACATGCAGCAGAAATCCCGGGCCCGGGTTTACATGGCACCGCAGGAGTTTACCGCAGCCCTGGGCTTTTTTGTAAAAGACCCGCAAGAGATTTATTCCAAATTTGCCGAGTTTTACTTACAAGCTGGAGTACCCGAAGAAAAAAGCCGGGAAATACTTTTCCACACAACCAGAAACCGGGAAATGACCGCTCCTCATCCGGAAGTAACTTTCCTGGCCCCCGGGCAAAAAGTACCCTTTGGTAAATACCTGTTAACCACTTACTTTCATCCGGGGCATTCACCCTCCCATCTTACCCTGCACTTAGAGGAGTTGGGGCTTTTATTTTCCGGAGACCATCTCTTAGAAAGAATATCATCTAACATCAGCTACTGGCCGATGTACACCGGTCAAAATCCTTTGCAAGATTATTTAAAGAGCTTAGAAGCCTTAAAAAATCTCAAGGTAGATTTAGTCCTCCCCGGTCACGGCAATACCTTTTCTAATATGTTAGGAAGAATTGATGAACTTTTTGCTCACCATGAGGAAAGACTTAAGGAAATTAAAAAATTAACTGCTGAAGGACTAAATCCTTATGAAATAACCCTTAAAATTTTCGGGGAAAATCTTAGCCCCCATGAACTCCGCTTTGCCGTGGCTGAGGTAATTGCTCACCAGATTTATCTTAAAAAT